One part of the Malus sylvestris chromosome 2, drMalSylv7.2, whole genome shotgun sequence genome encodes these proteins:
- the LOC126613365 gene encoding probable carboxylesterase 8 has translation MADEPSSPNPAASIDLYKFILPNPDGSLNRATPLFPIVPPTLTPPAESFRTKSNSNTPQLVLSKDIPLNPETKTFLRLFKPHPLPPNPHLALILYFHGGGFVLFSAASKPYHDTCSEMALSLRAIIVSVDYRLAPEHPLPSAFDDAVEAIAWARSQASDVDGRDPWLKDAVDFSKCFLMGSSAGGTMVYHAGVRVSDVDLSPLMIRGLIFNQPYFGGVQRTQSELKLIDDQVLPLVTSDMMWGHALPKGVDLDHEYCNPTVRGGDRRMRRLPKCLVRGNGGDPLLDRQREFAALLQSRGVHVVSKFDEGGCHAVELFDPGMAQVLYDIIGDFIECCCE, from the coding sequence ATGGCGGATGAACCTTCTTCTCCGAACCCGGCAGCCTCCATCGACCTCTACAAATTCATCCTCCCAAACCCAGATGGCTCCCTCAACCGCGCCACCCCATTATTCCCCATTGTCCCCCCAACTCTGACTCCACCAGCTGAGTCCTTTCGCACCAAGTCAAACTCCAACACGCCCCAACTCGTCCTCTCCAAGGACATTCCCTTAAACCCAGAAACCAAAACCTTCCTGAGGCTCTTCAAACCCCACCCACTCCCCCCAAACCCCCACCTCGCTCTCATCCTCTACTTCCACGGCGGCGGCTTCGTCCTCTTCTCCGCCGCCTCCAAACCCTACCACGACACCTGTTCCGAAATGGCTCTTTCCCTCCGAGCCATAATCGTCTCCGTCGACTACCGTTTAGCTCCTGAACACCCTCTCCCGTCTGCATTCGATGACGCCGTCGAAGCCATCGCCTGGGCCCGCAGCCAGGCCTCCGACGTCGATGGCCGCGATCCCTGGCTGAAAGACGCGGTCGACTTCTCCAAGTGCTTTTTAATGGGCAGCAGCGCCGGGGGAACTATGGTCTACCACGCGGGTGTACGCGTCTCCGATGTCGATCTCTCGCCGTTGATGATCCGAGGGCTGATATTCAACCAGCCTTATTTCGGAGGGGTCCAGAGGACTCAATCTGAGTTGAAGCTGATCGACGATCAGGTTCTACCGTTGGTCACTAGTGACATGATGTGGGGCCATGCTTTGCCGAAGGGAGTGGATCTGGACCACGAGTATTGTAATCCGACGGTGAGAGGTGGGGACAGGAGGATGCGACGGTTGCCCAAGTGCTTGGTTAGAGGGAACGGCGGAGACCCACTTCTGGATAGGCAGAGGGAGTTTGCGGCATTGCTGCAGTCACGTGGGGTGCACGTGGTGTCCAAATTTGACGAGGGTGGTTGTCATGCTGTGGAGCTCTTTGATCCCGGCATGGCCCAAGTTCTGTACGACATTATTGGGGATTTTATAGAGTGCTGCTGtgaataa